A part of Maridesulfovibrio hydrothermalis AM13 = DSM 14728 genomic DNA contains:
- the tnpA gene encoding IS66 family insertion sequence element accessory protein TnpA → MKNKKNFWKKHINAWENSGVSQAEYCRKNGISVKTFGYHKRRMTAAAIPPKIVPIPLTALPTESNSQINCKRSNSCTWTACKVGI, encoded by the coding sequence GTGAAGAACAAAAAGAATTTCTGGAAAAAACATATTAATGCATGGGAAAACAGCGGTGTGTCTCAGGCTGAATATTGCCGCAAAAATGGCATTTCCGTTAAAACCTTTGGCTATCATAAACGTAGGATGACTGCGGCTGCCATACCGCCAAAAATTGTTCCTATCCCGCTAACCGCACTTCCGACTGAAAGCAACTCACAGATCAATTGTAAGCGTTCAAACAGCTGCACCTGGACAGCTTGCAAAGTTGGTATATAA
- a CDS encoding IS481 family transposase: protein MSSFNQNIIKHKIGLLNLAEELGNVSRACKLMGFSRDTFYRYQSAKEEGGVEALFDKSRRKPNLKNRVDQAIEDAVVVYATDFPAYGQTRASNELRKLGIFVSPSGIRSIWLRHDLHNFKLRLKALEKISAEQGIVLTEAQVQALEKKKDDDLACGEIETAHPGYLGSQDTFYVGTIKGVGRIYQQTFVDTYSKWAAAKLYTTKTPITAADMLNDKVIPFFAEQDMGILRILTDRGTEYCGNLETHDYQLFLGICGIEHTKTKARHPQTNGICERFHKTILDEFYKVTFRRKIYSSLEELQEDLNIWIDEYNTQRSHQGKMCCGRTPLATMLEGKEFWNDKVQSLN from the coding sequence ATGTCCAGTTTCAATCAAAACATCATAAAACACAAGATTGGTTTGCTAAATCTGGCTGAAGAGCTTGGCAACGTTTCCAGAGCTTGCAAGTTGATGGGCTTTTCTCGCGATACTTTTTATCGGTATCAGTCAGCCAAGGAAGAAGGCGGAGTGGAAGCACTTTTTGATAAATCTCGCCGTAAACCAAACCTGAAGAATCGGGTGGATCAAGCAATCGAAGACGCAGTCGTGGTTTACGCAACTGATTTTCCTGCTTATGGACAAACAAGAGCTAGTAACGAGCTAAGGAAATTGGGTATTTTTGTCTCGCCATCCGGCATTAGATCCATCTGGCTGCGGCACGATCTTCATAATTTTAAACTCCGCTTGAAGGCTCTGGAAAAAATTTCAGCCGAACAAGGAATAGTCCTTACTGAAGCGCAGGTGCAGGCCCTCGAAAAGAAAAAGGATGATGATCTGGCCTGCGGTGAAATAGAAACCGCCCATCCGGGCTATCTTGGCAGTCAAGATACTTTCTACGTTGGCACAATCAAAGGAGTTGGGCGTATTTACCAGCAGACTTTCGTGGACACGTACTCCAAGTGGGCTGCTGCAAAGCTCTACACGACCAAAACACCAATCACAGCTGCCGACATGCTCAACGACAAAGTTATTCCATTCTTTGCGGAACAGGACATGGGTATTCTACGCATCCTCACAGACAGAGGGACTGAGTATTGCGGCAACCTTGAAACACACGATTATCAGCTGTTTCTTGGCATTTGTGGCATTGAACATACAAAGACCAAAGCTCGTCATCCACAAACCAACGGTATTTGCGAACGTTTCCACAAAACGATTCTTGATGAGTTTTACAAGGTCACGTTCAGACGTAAGATTTACTCTTCACTGGAAGAGCTGCAGGAAGACCTCAATATCTGGATTGATGAATACAACACGCAACGCTCTCATCAGGGAAAAATGTGTTGCGGTCGAACACCATTAGCAACTATGCTAGAAGGAAAAGAATTCTGGAACGACAAGGTCCAAAGCTTAAACTAA